One segment of Chryseobacterium turcicum DNA contains the following:
- a CDS encoding beta/alpha barrel domain-containing protein encodes MTKIQTVTNTIINQGILPLYYNADENVTLDILRTLYKAGIRAVEYTSRGEAALSNFTKMVEIRNAEMPEMLLGIGTIKNLKQAEEYFQVGADFFISPGFVAEVAEFLIPKDVLYSPGCMTPTEIITAEAAGVTFIKLFPGNALGTGFMSAIKDVFPNLKFMPTGGVDTTKESIESWFKAGVSAVGMGSKLVSKELMAAKDYTTIENETKKVLDIIQTLK; translated from the coding sequence ATGACAAAAATTCAAACCGTTACCAACACCATCATCAATCAGGGGATTTTGCCTTTGTATTACAATGCTGATGAAAACGTAACTTTAGATATACTGAGAACACTTTACAAAGCAGGAATCCGTGCCGTAGAATATACGAGCCGTGGAGAAGCTGCGTTGAGCAATTTTACAAAAATGGTAGAAATCCGTAATGCGGAAATGCCGGAAATGCTTTTAGGAATCGGAACAATTAAAAATCTAAAACAAGCTGAAGAATATTTTCAGGTGGGTGCAGATTTCTTTATCAGTCCAGGTTTTGTGGCGGAAGTTGCAGAATTTTTAATTCCTAAAGATGTATTGTACAGTCCGGGGTGTATGACTCCGACAGAAATTATCACTGCTGAAGCGGCTGGAGTTACTTTCATTAAATTATTCCCAGGTAATGCTTTAGGAACAGGATTTATGAGTGCGATTAAAGATGTTTTCCCGAATCTTAAATTTATGCCGACGGGTGGAGTAGATACGACTAAAGAAAGTATTGAAAGCTGGTTTAAAGCCGGAGTTTCGGCGGTAGGAATGGGGAGTAAATTGGTAAGCAAAGAATTGATGGCTGCAAAAGATTACACCACGATTGA